One genomic window of Fusarium fujikuroi IMI 58289 draft genome, chromosome FFUJ_chr01 includes the following:
- a CDS encoding related to A.brasilense nifR3 protein, with product MSEQHDAQMGGVSPGNAHAELAADASNITTSTKDEERASKRVKVNDSIPSQSVPGEDLHDARAPKENQQSSNGDKENEVPRPQSDSKTEYVDGRSKGVAPIKKEYLVDMSTQKDASQDAVNDDDAAEARGTAEGNAENGDRKPGKGRKEKKKKGQNTERDFGKFDDAFRLCNSRAFYPEFSPRECKFGDRCRLCHDIRKYLEEGRRGDVETFEGKCPVFEAHGHCPSGWKCRFVKSHMKEIEHEDGRKELVLTSTSADSGENGEPKDEGSEEQRPAIFNVVSMDKKIDLNRKRTDFKRSDQYITWLNNEAKLSEEFMNRRKNQSTEGIEDLRARFIDPPFKPSEKRRLYFGPETPTLAPLTTQGNLPFRRLCVELGAQLTYSEMALSMPLIQGTKADWTLLKVHESELSPPKFNPGSVPIFDDYDHSKDIKFGAQISGNNHWVVTKAADVLNRYCPHLRLIDLNCGCPIDMVFKSGGGSALLENSGKLERMIRGMNAVSGEVPITAKIRTGIRNSRPTATQLIGKLAFGAREHRERLGAPGCAALTLHGRSREQRYTKKADWGYISECAALIKTYNKQKDSLTDTIAEPDASSLPNAKDGRMYFLGNGDCYSHTEYYEHIEKARVDTVMIGRGALIKPWLFEEIEKCQYLDKSSSERLRYIEKFVRYGLDAWGSDELGIGFTRRFLLEWLSFTHRYVPIGLLEYLPPCLNDRPPKYEGRDEMETLMASNNFRDWIKISEMFLGPVHPTFKFQPKHKSNAYEAEG from the exons ATGAGTGAGCAACACGACGCTCAGATGGGTGGCGTCTCCCCAGGCAATGCGCACGCAGAACTTGCAGCGGATGCCAGCAATATTACAACCTCGACAAAGGATGAAGAGCGGGCTTCGAAGAGAGTTAAGGTTAACGATTCGATCCCGTCTCAGTCTGTTCCAGGAGAAGATTTGCACGATGCACGAGCTCCCAAGGAGAACCAGCAATCCTCAAATGGTGACAAGGAGAATGAGGTCCCGAGACCACAGTCGGACTCCAAGACTGAGTACGTTGACGGACGCAGCAAGGGAGTTGCTCCTATCAAGAAAGA GTATCTTGTTGACATGTCAACTCAGAAAGATGCGTCCCAAGATGCTGTGAATGACGATGACGCAGCTGAGGCACGCGGTACTGCTGAAGGAAATGCTGAGAATGGCGATCGAAAGCCAGGCAAgggcagaaaagaaaagaagaagaagggacaGAACACAGAACGCGATTTTGGCAAATTTGACGACGCCTTTCGTCTTTGCAACAGTCGCGCGTTCTATCCCGAGTTTTCTCCCAGAGAATGCAAGTTTGGTGATCGATGCAGACTCTGCCATGATATTCGAAAGTATCTTGAGGAAGGCCGCCgaggtgatgttgagactTTCGAAGGCAAATGCCCAGTGTTCGAGGCTCATGGCCACTGCCCCTCAGGCTGGAAGTGCCGCTTTGTTAAGAGCCACATGAAGGAAATCGAGCATGAGGACGGCCGAAAAGAGTTGGTACTCACAAGCACTTCAGCAGATAGCGGCGAGAACGGTGAGCCTAAAGATGAAGGGTCCGAGGAGCAGCGACCTGCTATTTTCAACGTCGTCAGCATGGATAAGAAGATTGACCTCAACCGCAAGCGGACCGACTTTAAACGATCTGACCAATACATCACTTGGCTCAATAACGAAGCCAAGCTGAGTGAGGAGTTTATGAATCGTCGCAAGAATCAGTCCACCGAGGGCATCGAAGATCTACGCGCCCGCTTCATTGACCCCCCCTTTAAGCCTTCTGAGAAGCGCCGTCTCTATTTTGGCCCAGAGACCCCAACCCTGGCACCCCTCACCACCCAAGGAAACTTGCCCTTCCGTCGACTCTGCGTTGAGCTTGGAGCCCAGCTCACATACTCGGAGATGGCATTGAGTATGCCTCTCATCCAGGGAACGAAGGCTGACTGGACACTTCTAAAGGTTCATGAGTCAGAGCTCTCACCTCCCAAGTTTAACCCAGGCTCTGTCCCCATCTTTGATGACTACGACCACTCCAAGGATATCAAGTTCGGTGCCCAGATCTCTGGAAACAACCACTGGGTCGTTACCAAGGCTGCTGACGTCCTGAATCGTTATTGCCCTCACCTTCGCCTCATCGATTTGAACTGCGGTTGTCCGATTGATATGGTCTTCAAATCTGGCGGTGGATCGGCGCTTCTCGAAAACTCAGGCAAGTTGGAACGTATGATTCGAGGTATGAACGCTGTGTCAGGGGAGGTCCCTATCACTGCCAAGATCCGCACTGGTATCCGAAACTCCCGTCCTACAGCCACTCAGCTTATCGGAAAACTGGCTTTTGGTGCCCGAGAGCACCGAGAACGACTTGGTGCTCCTGGATGTGCGGCCCTGACGCTTCATGGACGCAGCCGTGAGCAGCGAtacaccaagaaggccgatTGGGGCTACATCAGCGAGTGTGCCGCGCTCATCAAGACTTACAACAAGCAGAAGGACAGCCTGACTGACACCATCGCTGAACCCGATGCCAGCAGCCTCCCTAACGCCAAGGATGGCCGCATGTACTTCCTCGGCAACGGTGACTGCTACTCGCACACCGAGTACTATGAGCACATTGAGAAGGCTCGTGTTGATACCGTCATGATTGGCCGTGGAGCCCTCATCAAGCCTTGGctctttgaggagattgagaagtgCCAGTACCTCGATAAGTCATCTAGCGAGCGTCTCCGCTACATCGAGAAGTTTGTGCGTTACGGCCTTGACGCCTGGGGTTCTGATGAACTCGGCATTGGATTCACGCGCCGTTTCCTTCTCGAATGGCTCAGTTTTACGCACCGCTACGTCCCTATTGGTTTGTTGGAGTATCTCCCCCCTTGCCTTAATGACCGACCTCCTAAGTACGAGGggagagatgagatggaaacGCTTATGGCGTCCAACAACTTCAGGGACTGGATCAAAATCAG CGAGATGTTCCTTGGCCCCGTCCACCCTACGTTCAAGTTCCAGCCCAAGCACAAGTCCAACGCGTACGAGGCTGAGGGTTAA
- a CDS encoding related to KEL2-involved in cell fusion and morphogenesis: protein MADPRRSPDKSHLKAKSIQQQQQRSPAPAPAPTTTRPTFVDDDSDDDDESSDQMPLPRSHTPGHLASKSIQANRRKPSDLSIRQRSQSASQTAPQGASTSRPAHKPPHSISTSAGDASSEGDRHNRRPTASRSTSAITSRTTAQATARYASHRSRISQDEYTAFPSLPDPRTAPKVDVAPASGMYWSKAPVSGAPHTSLRAHTTTIIGSNVYVFGGCDSRTCFNDLYVLDADSFHWSIPYVVGDIPVPLRAMTCTAVGKKLIVFGGGDGPEYYNDVYVLDTTNFRWTKPRIIGDKMPSKRRAHTACLYKNGIYVFGGGDGVRALNDIWRLDVADVNKMSWRLVSSSDKSSPGSKDYRPKARGYHTANMVGSKLIIFGGSDGGECFDDVWVYDVDAQLWRAVPIPVAFRRLSHTATIVGSYLFVIGGHDGSEYSNDVLLLNLVTMTWDRRRVYGKAPSGRGYHGTVLYDSRLIVIGGFDGSEVYGDVMLLELAVHAYYSQISHFTIEV, encoded by the coding sequence ATGGCGGATCCGAGGAGGTCCCCCGATAAGTCACATCTCAAGGCGAAGAGCattcaacaacagcaacaacgaTCAcctgctccagctccagctcccacAACCACACGGCCGACCTTTGTTGACGACGATtccgacgatgatgatgagtctaGCGATCAGATGCCCCTACCCAGAAGCCATACACCAGGTCATCTTGCCAGCAAAAGCATACAAGCAAATCGTCGAAAGCCTTCCGATCTTTCTATCCGGCAGCGCTCTCAATCCGCATCACAGACCGCCCCGCAAGGAGCTTCCACCTCGAGACCAGCCCACAAACCACCACATTCAATCTCAACAAGCGCTGGCGATGCCTCAAGTGAGGGAGATCGACATAATCGGCGACCAACCGCTTCACGATCGACATCCGCCATAACGAGCCGAACGACTGCACAAGCGACCGCTCGGTATGCATCGCATAGATCTCGGATATCACAAGACGAGTACACTGCGTTTCCGTCGCTTCCAGATCCCCGGACGGCCCCAAAAGTCGACGTGGCTCCAGCATCTGGCATGTACTGGTCCAAGGCACCCGTGTCGGGCGCTCCTCACACCTCATTACGAGCACACACAACAACAATCATTGGCTCGAACGTTTATGTATTCGGCGGCTGTGACTCGAGAACATGCTTCAATGATCTCTACGTGCTGGATGCCGATTCTTTCCATTGGTCTATACCTTATGTCGTTGGTGATATACCTGTTCCTCTGAGAGCCATGACATGTACTGCCGTAGGCAAGAAACTCATCGTGTTTGGCGGAGGTGACGGCCCGGAGTACTATAACGATGTCTATGTCCTGGATACAACAAACTTCCGGTGGACAAAGCCCCGTATCATAGGAGATAAGATGCCATCGAAGCGGAGAGCGCATACTGCCTGTTTATACAAGAATGGTATATACGTGTTCGGCGGCGGCGATGGGGTCCGGGCTCTAAATGATATATGGCGGTTAGATGTTGCCGATGTCAACAAAATGTCATGGCGGTTAGTGTCAAGTTCAGATAAGTCAAGTCCTGGGTCAAAAGACTATCGTCCCAAGGCAAGGGGCTACCACACTGCCAACATGGTGGGCAGCAAACTCATCATATTTGGAGGCTCTGATGGCGGCGAATGTTTCGACGATGTATGGGTTTACGACGTTGACGCCCAGTTATGGAGAGCAGTCCCTATCCCCGTTGCTTTCCGCCGTTTATCACATACGGCCACAATAGTCGGCTCCTATCTTTTTGTCATTGGAGGCCACGACGGAAGCGAATACTCGAATGATGTGCTGCTTTTGAACCTGGTTACAATGACATGGGATAGACGCCGGGTATACGGCAAAGCACCTTCGGGTCGTGGCTATCACGGGACAGTGCTATATGATAGCCGTCTCATTGTCATTGGAGGTTTCGATGGAAGCGAGGTGTATGGCGATGTTATGCTATTAGAGCTAGCTGTGCATGCATACTATTCGCAAATTAGCCATTTTACCATCGAGGTTTAG